A part of Loxodonta africana isolate mLoxAfr1 chromosome 11, mLoxAfr1.hap2, whole genome shotgun sequence genomic DNA contains:
- the MED25 gene encoding mediator of RNA polymerase II transcription subunit 25 isoform X1: protein MVPGSEGPARAGGLVADVVFVIEGTANLGPYFEGLRKHYLLPAIEYFNGGPPAETDFGGDYGGTQYSLVVFNTVDCAPESYVQCHAPTSSAYEFVTWLDGIKFMGGGGESCSLIAEGLSTALQLFDDFKKMREQIGQTHRVCLLICNSPPYLLPAVESTTYSGYTTENLVQKIGERGIHFSIVSPRKLPALRLLFEKAAPPALLEPLQPLTDVSQDPRHMVLVRGLVLPVGGSSAPGPLQPKQPVPLPPAPTSGAALSAAPQQPLPPVPQQYQVPGNLSAAQVAAQNAVEAAKSQKAGLGPRFSPINPLQQAAPGVGPPFSQPTAPPLPPGPPGAPKPPPVSQPSLVSSVAPGSGLAPPAQPGASSMAGSVAPGGVSGPSPAQLGTPALGGQQSVSNKLLAWSGVLEWQEKPKPASVDASTKLTRSLPCQVYVNHGENLKTDQWPQKLIMQLIPQQLLTTLGPLFRNSRMVQFYFTNKDLESLKGLYRIMGNGFAGCVHFPHTAPCEVRVLMLLYSSKKKIFMGLIPYDQSGFVNGIRQVITNHKQVQQQKLEQQRGMGGQQAPPGLGPILEDQARPTQNLLQLRPPQPQPPGAVGASGAAGQPQPQGAAQAPSGAPQGPPGAGTGPPPPGPILRPQNPGANPQLRSLLLNPPPPQSGVPPPQASLHHLQPPGAPALLPPPHQGLGQPQLGPPLLHPPPTQSWPAQLPPRASLPAAKRKRGEGRVFREKWERAYFFVEVKSMPTCLICKKIVSVLKDYNLRRHYKSKHSKSYDQYTEQTRDAILSELKKGLECQ, encoded by the exons ATGGTCCCCGGTTCCGAGGGCCCGGCCCGTGCCGGGGGCCTGGTGGCCGACGTAGTGTTTGTGATTGAAGGCACGGCAAACCTGGGGCCCTATTTCGAGGGCCTCCGCAAGCACTACCTGCTCCCGGCCATCGA GTATTTTAATGGTGGTCCTCCTGCGGAGACGGACTTTGGTGGAGAC TATGGGGGGACCCAGTACAGCCTTGTCGTATTCAACACGGTGGACTGTGCTCCCGAGTCCTACGTACAATGTCACGCTCCTACCAGCAGCGCCTATGAGTTTGTCACCTGGCTCGATGGCATTAA GTTCATGGGCGGCGGAGGTGAGAGCTGCAGCCTCATTGCGGAAGGCCTCAGCACCGCCCTGCAGCTGTTTGACGACTTTAAGAAGATGCGGGAGCAGAT TGGCCAGACACACCGCGTCTGCCTCCTCATCTGCAACTCGCCGCCATACCTGCTGCCCGCTGTGGAGAGCACCACGTACTCCGGTTACACGACTGAGAACCTCGTGCAGAAGATTGGGGAG CGCGGCATCCACTTCTCCATCGTGTCGCCCAGGAAGCTGCCGGCCTTGCGGCTTCTGTTTGAGAAGGCGGCTCCCCCAGCCCTGCTGGAGCCGCTGCAACCACTGACAGACGTGAGCCAGGACCCCCGGCACATGGTGCTGGTGCGGGGGCTCGTGCTGCCTG TCGGGGGTAGCTCAGCCCCAGGCCCCCTCCAGCCAAAGCAGCCTGTCCCACTGCCTCCAGCCCCCACATCTGGTGCCGCACTCTCAGCAGCCCCCCAGCAGCCTCTGCCCCCTGTGCCTCAGCAGTACCAG gTCCCTGGGAACCTGAGTGCAGCTCAGGTGGCTGCCCAGAATGCAGTGGAGGCCGCCAAGAGCCAGAAGGCTGGGCTGGGCCCACGCT TCTCGCCCATCAATCCTCTCCAGCAAGCTGCTCCAGGGGTGGGTCCCCCCTTCAGCCAGCCCACAGCCCCCCCGCTGCCCCCAGGGCCTCCTGGTGCCCCCAAGCCACCTCCTGTGTCCCAACCCAGCCTTGTCTCCAGTGTGGCTCCTGGCTCCGGCCTGGCCCCTCCTGCGCAGCCTGGGGCATCGTCCATG GCAGGCTCGGTGGCCCCAGGGGGCGTGAGCGGCCCCTCCCCTGCCCAGCTGGGGACCCCGGCGCTGGGGGGGCAGCAGTCGGTCTCCAACAAACTCCTAGCCTGGAGCGGGGTCCTCGAGTGGCAGGAG AAGCCAAAGCCTGCCTCTGTGGATGCCAGCACCAAGCTGACGCGTTCCCTGCCCTGCCAGGTCTACGTGAACCACGGAGAGAACCT GAAGACGGATCAGTGGCCGCAGAAGCTGATCATGCAGCTCATCCCCCAGCAGCTGCTG ACCACCCTCGGCCCTTTGTTCCGGAACTCGAGGATGGTCCAGTTCTACTTCACCAACAAGGACCTGGAGTCCCTCAAAGGCCTCTACCGCATCATGGGCAACGGCTTC gcgGGCTGCGTGCACTTCCCTCACACAGCCCCCTGCGAGGTGCGCGTGCTCATGCTCCTGTACTCGTCCAAGAAGAAGATATTCATGGGCCTTATCCCCTACGACCAGAGCGGCTTCGTCAATGGCATCCGGCAGGTCATCACCAACCACAAGCAGGTCCAGCAGCAGAAGCTGGAGCAGCAGCGAGGG ATGGGGGGACAGCAGGCACCCCCAGGGCTGGGCCCCATCCTGGAAGACCAGGCGAGGCCCACACAGAATTTG CTCCAGCTCCGCCCACCGCAGCCCCAGCCGCCTGGTGCAGTTGGGGCCTCTGGTGCGGCAGGGCAGCCCCAGCCTCAAGGTGCTGCCCAAGCCCCTTCCGGAGCTCCCCAAGGCCCTCCTGGAGCAGGCACTGGCCCACCTCCACCTGGCCCAATCCTTCGGCCACAGAACCCCGGGGCCAACCCCCAGCTGCGGAGCCTCCTCCTCAACCCCCCTCCG CCCCAGAGCGGGGtgcccccaccccaggcctcCCTGCACCACCTCCAGCCTCCAGGGGCTCCTGCCCTGCTGCCCCCTCCACACCAGGGCCTGGGGCAGCCCCAGCTGGGGCCCCCGCTCTTGCACCCGCCGCCCACCCAGTCTTGGCCTGCTCAGCTGCCCCCTCGGGCTTCCCTGCCAG CGGCAAAACGAAAACGAGGAGAGGGCCGCGTGTTTCGAGAGAAATGGGAACGAGCCTATTTCTTTGTGGAGGTGAAGAGCATGCCTACGTGTCTAATATGCAAAAAAATCGTGTCTGTGTTGAAAGACTACAACCTGAGGCGTCACTATAAATCCAAGCACAGCAAGAGCTACGACCAGTACACGGAGCAGACGCGTGATGCCATCCTCAGTGAGCTGAAAAAGGGCCTTGAGTGTCAGTAG
- the MED25 gene encoding mediator of RNA polymerase II transcription subunit 25 isoform X2, whose amino-acid sequence MVPGSEGPARAGGLVADVVFVIEGTANLGPYFEGLRKHYLLPAIEYFNGGPPAETDFGGDYGGTQYSLVVFNTVDCAPESYVQCHAPTSSAYEFVTWLDGIKFMGGGGESCSLIAEGLSTALQLFDDFKKMREQIGQTHRVCLLICNSPPYLLPAVESTTYSGYTTENLVQKIGERGIHFSIVSPRKLPALRLLFEKAAPPALLEPLQPLTDVSQDPRHMVLVRGLVLPVGGSSAPGPLQPKQPVPLPPAPTSGAALSAAPQQPLPPVPQQYQVPGNLSAAQVAAQNAVEAAKSQKAGLGPRFSPINPLQQAAPGVGPPFSQPTAPPLPPGPPGAPKPPPVSQPSLVSSVAPGSGLAPPAQPGASSMAGSVAPGGVSGPSPAQLGTPALGGQQSVSNKLLAWSGVLEWQEKPKPASVDASTKLTRSLPCQVYVNHGENLKTDQWPQKLIMQLIPQQLLTTLGPLFRNSRMVQFYFTNKDLESLKGLYRIMGNGFAGCVHFPHTAPCEVRVLMLLYSSKKKIFMGLIPYDQSGFVNGIRQVITNHKQVQQQKLEQQRGMGGQQAPPGLGPILEDQARPTQNLLQLRPPQPQPPGAVGASGAAGQPQPQGAAQAPSGAPQGPPGAGTGPPPPGPILRPQNPGANPQLRSLLLNPPPPQSGVPPPQASLHHLQPPGAPALLPPPHQGLGQPQLGPPLLHPPPTQSWPAQLPPRASLPGQMLLSGGPRGPVPQPGLQPSVMEDDILMDLI is encoded by the exons ATGGTCCCCGGTTCCGAGGGCCCGGCCCGTGCCGGGGGCCTGGTGGCCGACGTAGTGTTTGTGATTGAAGGCACGGCAAACCTGGGGCCCTATTTCGAGGGCCTCCGCAAGCACTACCTGCTCCCGGCCATCGA GTATTTTAATGGTGGTCCTCCTGCGGAGACGGACTTTGGTGGAGAC TATGGGGGGACCCAGTACAGCCTTGTCGTATTCAACACGGTGGACTGTGCTCCCGAGTCCTACGTACAATGTCACGCTCCTACCAGCAGCGCCTATGAGTTTGTCACCTGGCTCGATGGCATTAA GTTCATGGGCGGCGGAGGTGAGAGCTGCAGCCTCATTGCGGAAGGCCTCAGCACCGCCCTGCAGCTGTTTGACGACTTTAAGAAGATGCGGGAGCAGAT TGGCCAGACACACCGCGTCTGCCTCCTCATCTGCAACTCGCCGCCATACCTGCTGCCCGCTGTGGAGAGCACCACGTACTCCGGTTACACGACTGAGAACCTCGTGCAGAAGATTGGGGAG CGCGGCATCCACTTCTCCATCGTGTCGCCCAGGAAGCTGCCGGCCTTGCGGCTTCTGTTTGAGAAGGCGGCTCCCCCAGCCCTGCTGGAGCCGCTGCAACCACTGACAGACGTGAGCCAGGACCCCCGGCACATGGTGCTGGTGCGGGGGCTCGTGCTGCCTG TCGGGGGTAGCTCAGCCCCAGGCCCCCTCCAGCCAAAGCAGCCTGTCCCACTGCCTCCAGCCCCCACATCTGGTGCCGCACTCTCAGCAGCCCCCCAGCAGCCTCTGCCCCCTGTGCCTCAGCAGTACCAG gTCCCTGGGAACCTGAGTGCAGCTCAGGTGGCTGCCCAGAATGCAGTGGAGGCCGCCAAGAGCCAGAAGGCTGGGCTGGGCCCACGCT TCTCGCCCATCAATCCTCTCCAGCAAGCTGCTCCAGGGGTGGGTCCCCCCTTCAGCCAGCCCACAGCCCCCCCGCTGCCCCCAGGGCCTCCTGGTGCCCCCAAGCCACCTCCTGTGTCCCAACCCAGCCTTGTCTCCAGTGTGGCTCCTGGCTCCGGCCTGGCCCCTCCTGCGCAGCCTGGGGCATCGTCCATG GCAGGCTCGGTGGCCCCAGGGGGCGTGAGCGGCCCCTCCCCTGCCCAGCTGGGGACCCCGGCGCTGGGGGGGCAGCAGTCGGTCTCCAACAAACTCCTAGCCTGGAGCGGGGTCCTCGAGTGGCAGGAG AAGCCAAAGCCTGCCTCTGTGGATGCCAGCACCAAGCTGACGCGTTCCCTGCCCTGCCAGGTCTACGTGAACCACGGAGAGAACCT GAAGACGGATCAGTGGCCGCAGAAGCTGATCATGCAGCTCATCCCCCAGCAGCTGCTG ACCACCCTCGGCCCTTTGTTCCGGAACTCGAGGATGGTCCAGTTCTACTTCACCAACAAGGACCTGGAGTCCCTCAAAGGCCTCTACCGCATCATGGGCAACGGCTTC gcgGGCTGCGTGCACTTCCCTCACACAGCCCCCTGCGAGGTGCGCGTGCTCATGCTCCTGTACTCGTCCAAGAAGAAGATATTCATGGGCCTTATCCCCTACGACCAGAGCGGCTTCGTCAATGGCATCCGGCAGGTCATCACCAACCACAAGCAGGTCCAGCAGCAGAAGCTGGAGCAGCAGCGAGGG ATGGGGGGACAGCAGGCACCCCCAGGGCTGGGCCCCATCCTGGAAGACCAGGCGAGGCCCACACAGAATTTG CTCCAGCTCCGCCCACCGCAGCCCCAGCCGCCTGGTGCAGTTGGGGCCTCTGGTGCGGCAGGGCAGCCCCAGCCTCAAGGTGCTGCCCAAGCCCCTTCCGGAGCTCCCCAAGGCCCTCCTGGAGCAGGCACTGGCCCACCTCCACCTGGCCCAATCCTTCGGCCACAGAACCCCGGGGCCAACCCCCAGCTGCGGAGCCTCCTCCTCAACCCCCCTCCG CCCCAGAGCGGGGtgcccccaccccaggcctcCCTGCACCACCTCCAGCCTCCAGGGGCTCCTGCCCTGCTGCCCCCTCCACACCAGGGCCTGGGGCAGCCCCAGCTGGGGCCCCCGCTCTTGCACCCGCCGCCCACCCAGTCTTGGCCTGCTCAGCTGCCCCCTCGGGCTTCCCTGCCAG GTCAGATGCTGCTGAGCGGGGGTCCCCGGGGCCCGGTCCCCCAGCCGGGCCTGCAGCCCAGCGTCATGGAGGACGACATCCTCATGGACCTCATCTGA
- the FUZ gene encoding protein fuzzy homolog, whose translation MGEEGTGGTVHLLCLASSSGVPLFCRSSRGGVPTRQQLPFSVIGSLNGVHMFGQNLEVQLSSARTEDTTVVWKSFHDSITLIVLSSEESSSELQLERLLEMVFGAMVLLVGLEELTDIRNIERLKKELRASYRIIDSFLADSELIGDLTQCVDCVVSPEGSLLQEALSGFAEATSTAFVSLVVSGRVVAATEGWWRLGMPEAVLLPWLLGSLPPQTARDYPVYLPHGSPTVPHRLLTLTLLPGLELCLLCGPRPPLSQLDPQVLERWWQPLLEPLRACVPLGHRALPAGFSLHTDILGLLLLHLELRRCLFTVELSGDKEPPLDQRRRLLRSFYTLVTSMHFPPEPGPPEEKAEDLVQRTQLPRACYLVSGPEEPDTGWRLVALQSGPWRLLLLLSPQSPIHGLRSLATHTLHALSPLFGP comes from the exons ATGGGGGAGGAGGGGACGGGAGGCACCGTGCATCTATTATGCCTCGCGTCCTCTAGCGGGGTCCCCCTGTTCTGCAGGAGCAGCCGCGGCGGCGTCCCCACCCGCCAGCAG CTCCCGTTCTCTGTCATCGGCTCCCTCAATGGAGTCCACATGTTCGGACAGAATCTGGAGGTGCAGCTGAGCTCTGCAAGGACTGAGGACACGACCGTGGTGTGGAAAAGCTTCCATGACAG CATCACCCTCATTGTTCTGTCATCTGAGGAGAGCAGCTCAGAACTGCAGTTGGAGAGACTACTCGAGATGGTGTTTGGGGCTATG GTTCTTCTTGTGGGACTTGAAGAACTGACCGACATCCGCAACATAGAGAGACTAAAGAAGGAGTTGAGG GCCAGTTACCGCATCATTGACAGCTTCCTGGCGGACTCTGAGCTCATTGGGGACCTGACCCAGTGTGTGGACTGCGTGGTCTCTCCGGAGGGGTCCCTCCTGCAG GAAGCCCTCTCCGGGTTCGCCGAGGCCACCAGCACAGCCTTCGTCAGCCTGGTGGTGTCGGGCCGGGTGGTGGCAGCCACAGAGGGCTGGTGGAGGCTGGGGATGCCCGAGGCCGTGTTGCTCCCCTGGCTGCTGGGATCTCTGCCGCCGCAGACCGCTCGTGACTACCCGGTGTACCTGCCCCACGGGAGCCCCACG GTCCCGCACAGGCTCCTGACCCTGACGCTGCTGCCGGGCCTGGAGCTGTGTCTGCTCTGCGGGCCGCGACCGCCCCTCAGCCAGCTGGATCCACAG GTCCTGGAGCGTTGGTGGCAGCCGCTGCTTGAGCCGCTTAGGGCCTGCGTGCCACTGGGACACCGTGCGCTGCCTGCAGGCTTCTCCCTGCACACGGACATCCTCGG GCTGCTGCTTCTCCACCTGGAACTGAGACGTTGCCTGTTCACGGTGGAGCTCTCAGGGGACAAAG AGCCTCCCCTGGATCAACGGCGGCGCCTCCTCCGCTCCTTCTACACCCTGGTCACTTCTATGCACTTCCCACCAG AGCCAGGGCCGCcggaggagaaggcagaggacTTAGTCCAGCGGACCCAGCTACCTCGAGCCTGCTACCTGGTGTCGGGGCCTGAGGAGCCAGACACAGGGTGGCGGCTGGTAGCCCTGCAATCAGGGCCATGGCGGCTGCTGTTATTGCTGTCCCCTCAGAGTCCCATTCACGGGCTGCGGAGCCTGGCCACCCACACTCTGCACGCCCTCTCCCCGCTCTTTGGACCCTAG